From the Orcinus orca chromosome 7, mOrcOrc1.1, whole genome shotgun sequence genome, the window agtgagtgATGGCATGAAGcaagatcttaattccctgcccaggaattgaacctgggtagcctggatgaaaaccaggaatcctgaCCACCACAAtccctggctcttgcccccagtgaaaaatgtgtttctcacggaggcaaaactgtaaaaataggtacaaagtttattattagagacatagcacaacaagtgggagagcacacagagaaagttTGTTTAGTTAAGgtagaagcaaggcagagatgcacacccagagagaaagggtgtgggcatcctCCCTAAGGAGGAGGAGcctggtttggtttttttctatgTACTCTTTTAATACTTTTAGAAATACTGCTCACCTTAGATCTGCTGCCTGTATTCTCTGTCTCAGAAaatgtcaccaccatccatccagttGTCCATGCCAGTAACGTGGGAGCCAACCTTTATGTACATCAGGAAGTCCTATCAGTTTTATTTTAGAGGCCCATCTGAAATATGTGCCTTTATCACCATGTACACTCTTAACCATCCTAAACCAGCCACTTTCATCTACTGTAGGGAATCCTGCAAAGGTTTCCTAACTGGCCTCTCCTCATCCATTGTTACCTTCTTCCAGTATGTCCTTCACTTTAGCCAGAGCTGCGTTCCTAAAACAGGTATCTGATTATCACTGTTCTGCCCCTCCCTCGCAAAAGGGAGCCAGTATAATATAAATCTTAACTGccataagcaggaaaaaaaaaaaaaaactttaaaaataaatttgagatgAGGATGGCTATAGCCTTTGAGGTAATAGAGGTCCTAGATAATACTTTGGTTCTGTCCCAAACTGACAGTGGCATCTTGGGCAAGTCTCTAATCCCTCTATCACAGTTTCCTTGTCTGAAGTACTAAAGTATACCTGCCATTCCTAAAATGAATGGGAAAGTGCTGTTGAAACATAAGCCTCCAGGAGGTTGTACAAATTCAATCTTGGAATTCAACTCAATCTCTAGTCAGTTACTACAGTGACTGTCAGCTGGAGAGCAGAAGGGTACACATCTGTGAGGAATGAATTTTCAAACCACACACAGCCCACTCTGATTACTACCATAGCATGCCACTTATACTGATGTATGACAGATCCGTGAGGCTTCCGAGGTaggtcaaaattataaaatatgcttTTAGAGGCTCTAGTGATACTATATAATCAGTCATGTTCACAATATAGCTACCTTTACTGAAAAGAGTTTAAAAGAAACTTAGTTGAGCCCTCTTCTACTAATAAAAAGTGAGACCTAGTTCAACAGTGCCAGCCTTGTGCTAACCTTTGAGATGTAAAGCAAAGATGGAAAGTGATGGGTCGTGCTACCCCAGGTAGGGCACTTACTGCTACTTCCTTCCTCTGAATGTCTGGCTGTACCATTTAGTACATAAATCATGAAAAGTATGGGAatggggccaggggagggggagtAACCCACTCTTCATTccatttggtatttttttttaaagctaaaatataatttaaaagaaatcattgaAAAATTGGTATTACTTTTGGGTTTTGGtgcatactgtctttttttttttttttttttttttttggtacgttctctattttaaataaacGACGTAAATCTTACTTAGTAACTATGGCTCTTCCCTGAATATGAATGCTGGTTACCAATACCCTGTCTGGGCTCAGTGAGCCGTCTAACACTTTGTAAGTCTAATCACTGTTTCTTCCCTCAGCTTTCCCCCACCTGTACTTCCGCACAGCCGCTGTTGAAAAGAATCTATATATTTACAGACTGCCCATTTGGACAATCAATACTTATCCCAtatctttaattttaaagagtCCTCACTGAGCATACTTTGATAACCTCTGATTTaagaatgttttcttattttaatagattaaagaacaaaaaattgtTGTGGATGAACTTTCTAACCTGAAGAAGAACAGGGTGAGTTATTAGAGTTATTCCAAACAGTATGTGGGAGGGTTTGATTATATCTTATTAACTATATACAAAAGTTATAAGCACTACATAtaagatttatattaaaatttacaaGGTTTCAGTATCTTTTTAGTTAAATTGCAAAAGTGAAGTGTCcgtgattttttaatatatatcatatatatagttatatacatATTAACCATAGCTGTTGATAATCTTTTCCCCATCATATGCAATTGACATTACCTTTGAACCAAATGATATTAATTGTACTATGTTATCTTGCAGCCATAGTCACtaatggtatttattttatacttgaattggtgttttcttttgaaataaatgaacttTAAATCTATTGAGAAGAGTAGAAACTATTCAAGTGAGTgtgaataattgttttaaaaaaaaaaaagataaatgcttccccttccttccccccccaccccaggttttTTACTCAAAGCTTCCACATCTTTAACATGGTTATTTAACTCCATTTCCATTAATGTATTCACAAACAAGCAAGCTACTGTTTCATGGGTCATTATACTgccaaaacatattttaaagttaaatgatTTGAGCCCTTTAAAGCATTGTAGAGATTACTTGGTAACTGACATGTTAGACATTTCTGATACAGGTACGGTACAATTGATACAAACTTTCTAGAGGGCAAATTGGCATAATGTATCAAAGTTTTAAAGCTATGTAACACTTTGATCCAGCTGTTCTATTTATAGGAATTGATACCTAGGAAAGTATCATGAGAGTGCAAAAAAATTTAGGTACAAAGACATTAATCTCAACGTTGATTTATAATGGTGAAAAGTTGGTAACACTTAAATGACCAAATAAACTGAAATATTACTAAAGAAAAATGGTATTATAGTATATGCAGAGAAGAAAGAGTTTTACCTCAGTGTTAATGGTAGCAATTTCTAGATAGTTGGATAATGGGTGAGTTCTGTTTGTTTATCTGTATTTGCTAAGGTATTGTTCTGAACATGTTACTGAAGTTCAAGAATAAGCAATAATAGGGTTCAGAGTTTTGACATCTACTTTTTAGAATAAATCATGATATTAGCCTAAATTATGTTTTGCAGAAAGTATATAGGCAGCAACAGAACAGCGACATATTCTTTCTTGCAGACCGAACAGAAATGCTTTCTGAAAGCAAAAGTAAGTTTTTTTGGTACATTATATAGAAACACACAGAAATTCTTTTGTGGGCTTTCTGTAGAAATTCATGATGGTGCCTAAATTATACTGTCTACATCTGAATGTTTAAACATATATCTACATCTGAATGTTTAAACATATATCTAAAGATGGGATGGTGGTATACCTGTTAATAAAATTAATGCAatagtttggtttttttcaaGTTAGCCTTCCAAGGATGAgtcaacagtaaaaataaaatcaaatttaaaaaatataaggtgTGTTAGGAAGCGCTAATAATTAATGTAAGCTTTAGAGTTTTAGACAGATCTAGGTATGAAATATTGTTCTACCACTTTCTACCTTTGTGATTTTGAGTGAATCACTTTGAGCCTCCAAAGTCTTACgggatttaaataaaataatatgtatatttaatgtgCATAGCCCCATGCCTGGGTCAAAATAAGCATTTAACAAACAGAAACGAGTTCCCTAAATACTAAACATTCTTCATTAGAAGCCTGTTGTAAATTATTATTCGAACTAACATAGTACATACATGTTTTGATCTTGGAGAATAACCTGTTTTACCCTTTGAATTACTAGGTAAAGGttcaagaatttttatttcacttcgTATGTCTTCTCCTTTCCCCCATAGATACATTGGATGAGCTGAGGAAAGAATACCAAGAAATAGAAAACGCAGAGAAGACCAAAATCAAGAAATAGTCAACTTGATTTTACATAGCAATGTGTGGCATTTGTTGTGCAGTAAGCTTCTCTGTTGAGCATTTCAGCAAAGATTTGAAAGAGGATTTACTGTGTAATCTTAAACGGCGGGGACCCAATAGTAGTAAACAGTTGTTAAAGTCTAATATTAACTACCAGTGTTTATTTTCTGGTCATGTCCTTCACTTAAGAGGTGTGTTGACTGCCCAGCCTGTTGAAGATGAAAGAGGCAATGTATTCCTGTGGAATGGAGAAGTCTTTAGTGGAATAAAGGTTGAAGCTGAAGAGAATGATACCCAAATAATGTTTAATTATCTTTCCTCTTGTAAGAATGAATCTGATATTTTGTCACTCTTCTCAAAAGTCCAAGGTCCTTGGTCTTTTATATATTATCAAGCATCTAGTCATTCTTTGTGGTTTGGTAGGGATTTTTTTGGCCGTCGTAGCTTGCTTTGGCATTTTAGTAGTTTGGGCAAGAGTTTCTGCCTCTCTTCGATTGGCGCCCAAACATCTGGAGTGGCCAATCAGTGGCAAGAAGTTCCAGCATCTGGAATTTTCAGAATTGATCTAAAGTCTACTTCCATTTCCAAAtctgttgttttaaaattgtatccTTGGAAATATAACTCTAGGGAGGATGTTATCAAAGAATGTGTTAATAGCCTAACTCAAATTTCAGCAGATTTGCCAACATTTGTATCAGTGGCAGCAAATGAAGCCAAACTGTATCTAAAAGAACCTGTTGTCCCTTTAAATATGATTTTGCCACAAGCCACATTTGAGATCCATTGCAGTAGCATTTCCAGCGTCCCACCGTCAAGAGAGACCCTTCAGGTCTTTCTTACTGATGGACACATGAAGGAAGTAGTTCAGCAGTTCATTGATGTCCTGAGTATCGCAGTCAAGAGACGTGTCTTGTGTTTACCTAGGGATGAAAACCTGACACAAAGTGAAGTTTTGAATACTAGTAATAGGAAAGCAAATGTTGCAATCCTGTTTTCTGGGGGAATTGATTCCATGGTTATCGCAGTGCTTGCTGACCGTCATATTCCTTTAGATGAACCAATTGATCTTCTTAATGTGGCTTTCATGACTAAAGAAAAGACCATACCAGCTGGTTTTaacaaaaaagggagaaaagagaaaaataattgtgaAAAACGCTCTGAAGAATCCTCTACAAAtgtcactgctgctgctgctgctaatcGTGGTGAGCAATTCAACGTACCAGATCGAAtcacaggaagagcagggctAAAGGAACTACAAGCTGCCAGCCGTTCCCGGATTTGGAATTTTGTTGAAATTAATGTTTCTCTGGAAGAACTGCAAAGATTAAGACGAACTCGAATATCCCACTTAATTCAGCCCTTGGATACAGTGTTGGATGACAGCATTGGCTGTGCAGTCTGGTTTGCTTCTGGAGGAGTTGGTTGGTTAGTGACCCAAGATGAAGCAAAACCATATCAGAGTAGTGCAAAGGTATGACACGGTATTTCTGCTCAGGATTTCTGACACCTAACTTTGACCCTTAAAGCTTTTAGCATTTAAGTTGCAAGAATGTAGCGTATTTCAGTTGCATTTAAACTATAACACAAAGTATATGACTTTGTAAAAATTGGGCCTATTATACTATTTTATGACTTTGCCTTATGGCTTTTCTCTGGAAACGTTATCTTTGGGGTTATCATTTTTTAAGCTTGACTTTTATCTTAGTTATTTTCCTTACTGTATAGTAGATAACATTTTTTATATGGATTTCTTTAAACCTTTATAGGTAGTTCTTACTGGAATTGGTGCAGATGAGCAGCTCGCAGGTTATTCTCGTCATCGAGTCCGCTTCCAGACACACGGGCTGGAAGGACTGAATAAGGAAATTGAGATGGAACTGGGTCGAATTTCTTCTAGAAATCTTGGTCGTGATGACAGAGTTATTGGTGATCATGGAAAAGAAGCAAGGTAATTCCTATTATCTATCTGAGGGTTTTTGGGTAATCTTGTAAAGACAATAGACTGTAAAAGGAGATTTTTAGGTTCCTTTTTCTTTGGAGACTTGTTCAAATGAATAACAGTAGCAGCAATATCTTGGCTTTATATTACAAACACAGTCGGTCAGAAGCAAAGCTGGAGAAGAGCCAGAGGAACAGTTTTTCCAGAACTCATTCTCCAAGAAATGGCTTTTCAGTAATTTTCAAATATGATACAATGACATGATTGCTTTTAAGACTACAGTGAGACTGTAAAACTTGAGGTAATGAAATACTGAGAGAAGGTGTTTAaggggctttgttttgtttcatatgtTTGCTTTCCTCCCAATAAGGGCATAGTCCTACTCCCAAGCTTTCTCCTCCAATGTTACAGAGCCTGACTTTGTCTCTACAGACATTTCTGTATGTACAGGCATACCTGGAGATATTGCAGATTCAGTTCCAGATCACCGCAAAAATGCGAGTCacgtgaattttttggtttcccagtgcatacaaAAGCTATGcttacactgtactgtagtctattaagtatgcagcaacattatgtctaaaaaaagaaaatgtatataccttaatttaaaaatacaaaacaaaaagcaatcaCAAGgtaacatcagagatcactgatcacatatcaccataacaaatattatgaaaattttgaaatattgcgaggagttccaaaatgtaacacagaaacgtgaaatgagtaaatgagtaaatgctgttggaaaaatggcaccaccAATAGACTTTGCTCattgcagggttgccacaaactttcagtttgtaaaaaaaaataaataaataaggcagtATCTATGAAGCACAGTAAAACAAGGTGTGCCTGTATAGATCCATATTGATTTAAATGGTGGTTCCGTTCTGGTACTGGATTCCCCTCTGTCATATGTTTTTTGAACATAGTTTAGTCATATGTTGCAGATTACCTAAAAGTTTCAGAGATCAAGCCACTTTcatgtgtatattcttttttaatcttaGGGGTTTGTGTTTACCTACAACATATTTCTGATGATAGTAAACAGGTGCTTGAATCCAACTTTTTAAAGCATTAAGGATAAAAGAAGATGTttcatttaattataaaaagcagaaatttgTTCAAGTAGGTTAATTTATTAAGTGATGGTTTTATTACAAGGGTACGAGCATGCAAGAACAAGGAGTCCAAATAAGCTTCGTGGGAATTGGAGCATCATAATACACGAACTCTGAGACTTCATTGTTTCTTGTCTCTACCTTGTCATTCCTGTGTTGCCAGTTCTGACATgtaaaattatcataattttcaaaatttcattataaagaaataagtaaTGCCACAATACAAAGTgtgtaaaatgttttccttttgaagGGTATATGTgtatgggagagagaaagagaaattcagttcATTATTTCAGCTAGGTCagagaaaagggaatttattttattcagtaaaaGCAGTTAATTCTAAAGAACCccaggatttccctggcggtccagtggtttcagactccatgcttccactgcaggaggcgtgggttcgatctctggttggggaactaagatcctatatgccgcatggtacagccaaaaaataaaaaaaaagacccccccccccatg encodes:
- the ASDURF gene encoding ASNSD1 upstream open reading frame protein; this encodes MPSRGARPEDGSGLVPTDNSTQHKEDLSSKIKEQKIVVDELSNLKKNRKVYRQQQNSDIFFLADRTEMLSESKNTLDELRKEYQEIENAEKTKIKK
- the ASNSD1 gene encoding asparagine synthetase domain-containing protein 1, with product MCGICCAVSFSVEHFSKDLKEDLLCNLKRRGPNSSKQLLKSNINYQCLFSGHVLHLRGVLTAQPVEDERGNVFLWNGEVFSGIKVEAEENDTQIMFNYLSSCKNESDILSLFSKVQGPWSFIYYQASSHSLWFGRDFFGRRSLLWHFSSLGKSFCLSSIGAQTSGVANQWQEVPASGIFRIDLKSTSISKSVVLKLYPWKYNSREDVIKECVNSLTQISADLPTFVSVAANEAKLYLKEPVVPLNMILPQATFEIHCSSISSVPPSRETLQVFLTDGHMKEVVQQFIDVLSIAVKRRVLCLPRDENLTQSEVLNTSNRKANVAILFSGGIDSMVIAVLADRHIPLDEPIDLLNVAFMTKEKTIPAGFNKKGRKEKNNCEKRSEESSTNVTAAAAANRGEQFNVPDRITGRAGLKELQAASRSRIWNFVEINVSLEELQRLRRTRISHLIQPLDTVLDDSIGCAVWFASGGVGWLVTQDEAKPYQSSAKVVLTGIGADEQLAGYSRHRVRFQTHGLEGLNKEIEMELGRISSRNLGRDDRVIGDHGKEARFPFLDENVVSFLNSLPVWEKANLTLSRGIGEKLILRLAAVELGLTTSALLPKRAMQFGSRIAKLEKNNEKASDKCGRLRVISLENLSIEKEIKT